The following coding sequences lie in one Oryctolagus cuniculus chromosome 7, mOryCun1.1, whole genome shotgun sequence genomic window:
- the CAP1 gene encoding adenylyl cyclase-associated protein 1 isoform X2, with the protein MADMQNLVERLERAVGRLEAVSHTSDMHRGYGDSPSKGAALYVQAFDSLLAGPVAEYLKNSKEIGGDVQKHAEMVHTGLKLERALLVTASQCQQPAGNKLSDLLAPISEQIQEVITFREKNRGSKLFNHLSAVSESIQALGWVAMAPKPGPYVKEMNDAAMFYTNRVLKEYKDVDKKHVDWVKAYLSIWTELQAYIKEFHTTGLAWSKTGPVAKELSGLPSGPSAGSGPPPPPPGPPPPPVPTSSVSDDSASRSALFAQINQGESITHALKHVSDDMKTHKNPALKAQSGPVRSGPKPFSAPKPQTSPSPKPATKKEPAVLELEGKKWRVENQENVSNLVIEDTELKQVAYIYKCVNTTLQIKGKINSITVDNCKKLGLVFDDVVGIVEIINSRDVKVQVMGKVPTISINKTDGCHTYLSKNSLDCEIVSAKSSEMNILIPTEGGDFNEFPVPEQFKTVWNGHKLVTTVTEIAG; encoded by the exons ATGGCTGACATGCAAAATCTGGTAGAAAGGTTGGAGAGAGCAGTGGGCCGTCTGGAGGCGGTATCCCATACCTCCGACATGCACCGAGGATATGGAGACAGCCCTTCAAAAG GGGCAGCTCTCTATGTGCAGGCATTTGACTCACTGCTTGCCGGTCCTGTGGCAGAGTACTTGAAGAACAGTAAAGAGATTGGGGGAGATGTGCAGAAACAC GCAGAGATGGTGCATACAGGCCTGAAGCTGGAGCGAGCGCTCTTGGTTACAGCCTCTCAGtgccagcagccagcaggt AATAAGCTCTCTGATTTGCTGGCACCCATCTCCGAGCAGATCCAAGAAGTGATAACATTTCGGGAGAAAAACCGAGGCAGCAAGTTGTTCAATCACCTGTCAGCTGTCAGTGAAAGCatccaggccctgggctgggtggCCATG GCTCCCAAGCCTGGCCCCTATGTGAAAGAAATGAATGATGCTGCCATGTTTTACACAAACCGAGTCCTCAAGGAATATAAAGATGT GGATAAGAAGCATGTGGACTGGGTGAAAGCTTACTTGAGTATATGGACAGAGCTGCAGGCTTACATTAAGGAGTTCCATACCACCGGACTGGCCTGGAGCAAAACG GGGCCTGTGGCAAAAGAACTGAGTGGATTGCCGTCTGGACCCTCGGCTGGATCAGGTCCTCCTCCCCCGCCGCCTGGCCCTCCTCCCCCGCCAGTCCCTACCAGTTCAGTCTCCGATGACTCTGCCTCCCGCTCAGCACTGTTTGCGCAGATTAATCAGGGAGAGAGCATCACACATG CCCTGAAACACGTGTCTGATGATATGAAGACTCACAAGAACCCTGCCCTGAAGGCTCAGAGTGGTCCAGTACGCAGTGGCCCCAAACCATTCTCTGCTCCTAAACCCCAAACCAGCCCATCCCCCAAACCAGCCACAAAGAAGGAGCCAGCTGTACTTGAACTGGAGGGCAAGAAATGGAGAGTG GAAAATCAAGAGAATGTTTCCAACCTGGTAATTGAGGACACAGAGCTGAAGCAGGTGGCTTACATATACAAGTGTGTCAACACAACATTGCAAATCAAGGGCAAGATTAACTCCATCACAGTAG ATAACTGTAAGAAACTCGGGCTGGTATTCGATGACGTGGTGGGCATTGTGGAGATAATCAATAGTAGGGATGTCAAAGTTCAG GTAATGGGTAAAGTGCCAACCATTTCCATTAACAAAACAGATGGCTGCCACACTTACCTGAGCAAGAATTCCCTGGACTGTGAGATAGTCAGTGCCAAGTCGTCTGAGATGAACATCCTCATTCCCACAGAAGGCGGGGACTTC AACGAGTTCCCAGTCCCGGAACAGTTCAAGACTGTATGGAACGGGCATAAGTTGGTCACCACAGTGACAGAGATCGCCGGTTAA
- the CAP1 gene encoding adenylyl cyclase-associated protein 1 isoform X1 yields the protein MADMQNLVERLERAVGRLEAVSHTSDMHRGYGDSPSKAGAALYVQAFDSLLAGPVAEYLKNSKEIGGDVQKHAEMVHTGLKLERALLVTASQCQQPAGNKLSDLLAPISEQIQEVITFREKNRGSKLFNHLSAVSESIQALGWVAMAPKPGPYVKEMNDAAMFYTNRVLKEYKDVDKKHVDWVKAYLSIWTELQAYIKEFHTTGLAWSKTGPVAKELSGLPSGPSAGSGPPPPPPGPPPPPVPTSSVSDDSASRSALFAQINQGESITHALKHVSDDMKTHKNPALKAQSGPVRSGPKPFSAPKPQTSPSPKPATKKEPAVLELEGKKWRVENQENVSNLVIEDTELKQVAYIYKCVNTTLQIKGKINSITVDNCKKLGLVFDDVVGIVEIINSRDVKVQVMGKVPTISINKTDGCHTYLSKNSLDCEIVSAKSSEMNILIPTEGGDFNEFPVPEQFKTVWNGHKLVTTVTEIAG from the exons ATGGCTGACATGCAAAATCTGGTAGAAAGGTTGGAGAGAGCAGTGGGCCGTCTGGAGGCGGTATCCCATACCTCCGACATGCACCGAGGATATGGAGACAGCCCTTCAAAAG CAGGGGCAGCTCTCTATGTGCAGGCATTTGACTCACTGCTTGCCGGTCCTGTGGCAGAGTACTTGAAGAACAGTAAAGAGATTGGGGGAGATGTGCAGAAACAC GCAGAGATGGTGCATACAGGCCTGAAGCTGGAGCGAGCGCTCTTGGTTACAGCCTCTCAGtgccagcagccagcaggt AATAAGCTCTCTGATTTGCTGGCACCCATCTCCGAGCAGATCCAAGAAGTGATAACATTTCGGGAGAAAAACCGAGGCAGCAAGTTGTTCAATCACCTGTCAGCTGTCAGTGAAAGCatccaggccctgggctgggtggCCATG GCTCCCAAGCCTGGCCCCTATGTGAAAGAAATGAATGATGCTGCCATGTTTTACACAAACCGAGTCCTCAAGGAATATAAAGATGT GGATAAGAAGCATGTGGACTGGGTGAAAGCTTACTTGAGTATATGGACAGAGCTGCAGGCTTACATTAAGGAGTTCCATACCACCGGACTGGCCTGGAGCAAAACG GGGCCTGTGGCAAAAGAACTGAGTGGATTGCCGTCTGGACCCTCGGCTGGATCAGGTCCTCCTCCCCCGCCGCCTGGCCCTCCTCCCCCGCCAGTCCCTACCAGTTCAGTCTCCGATGACTCTGCCTCCCGCTCAGCACTGTTTGCGCAGATTAATCAGGGAGAGAGCATCACACATG CCCTGAAACACGTGTCTGATGATATGAAGACTCACAAGAACCCTGCCCTGAAGGCTCAGAGTGGTCCAGTACGCAGTGGCCCCAAACCATTCTCTGCTCCTAAACCCCAAACCAGCCCATCCCCCAAACCAGCCACAAAGAAGGAGCCAGCTGTACTTGAACTGGAGGGCAAGAAATGGAGAGTG GAAAATCAAGAGAATGTTTCCAACCTGGTAATTGAGGACACAGAGCTGAAGCAGGTGGCTTACATATACAAGTGTGTCAACACAACATTGCAAATCAAGGGCAAGATTAACTCCATCACAGTAG ATAACTGTAAGAAACTCGGGCTGGTATTCGATGACGTGGTGGGCATTGTGGAGATAATCAATAGTAGGGATGTCAAAGTTCAG GTAATGGGTAAAGTGCCAACCATTTCCATTAACAAAACAGATGGCTGCCACACTTACCTGAGCAAGAATTCCCTGGACTGTGAGATAGTCAGTGCCAAGTCGTCTGAGATGAACATCCTCATTCCCACAGAAGGCGGGGACTTC AACGAGTTCCCAGTCCCGGAACAGTTCAAGACTGTATGGAACGGGCATAAGTTGGTCACCACAGTGACAGAGATCGCCGGTTAA